A single genomic interval of Helianthus annuus cultivar XRQ/B chromosome 13, HanXRQr2.0-SUNRISE, whole genome shotgun sequence harbors:
- the LOC110901278 gene encoding uncharacterized protein LOC110901278, which yields MRLNTEDIHNIAVEVAKVMKNAQTGNVNQSGEQHEESSAASTPVQREGMGERKNTIATMPLEGKGEYSKSKESTYKHFMSCKPQSFDGRKGALEAQDWLNRMESVLDICECDDRNKVRFAVHMFEAEALHWWNIVVRTEGKEKVKEMKWEEFIHKFLAKYCPPSEIEQLEVEFFQLKMGNKTYREYVSHFNDISRLVSYLALTEEQLINRFIWGLPSEMRVFIKSKSLKTFAETVEAGAVMAAEMILRQAESPAPKRKWVERKGDT from the coding sequence ATGCGTCTAAATACTGAGGATATCCACAATATAGCTGTGGAAGTGGCTAAGGTAATGAAGAATGCACAAACCGGTAATGTTAACCAATCTGGAGAACAACATGAAGAAAGCTCAGCAGCCTCCACGCCAGTACAAAGGGAAGGAATGGGCGAAAGGAAAAACACTATTGCAACCATGCCACTAGAAGGAAAAGGTGAATATTCCAAATCAAAGGAATCTACTTATAAGCACTTCATGTCCTGTAAACCTCAGTCCTTTGACGGAAGAAAGGGAGCACTAGAAGCTCAAGACtggctcaacagaatggagtcagtATTAGACATATGTGAGTGTGATGACCGTAACAAAGTACGGTTTGCCGTACATATGTTTGAAGCTGAAGCCCTTCACTGGTGGAACATAGTGGTCCGAACAGAGGGAAAAGAAAAGGTTAAAGAGATGAAGTGGGAGGAGTTTATTCATAAGTTTCTTGCTAAGTATTGTCCTCCCAGTGAGATTGAGCAACTGGAAGTGGAATTCTTTCAGttaaaaatgggaaataaaacctaTCGAGAGTATGTTTCTCATTTCAACGACATATCTCGACTGGTTTCTTATTTAGCATTAACTGAGGAACAACTAATCAATAGGTTTATTTGGGGTCTACCCTCTGAAATGAGGGTGTTTATCAAATCCAAATCCCTCAAGACTTTTGCAGAAACTGTTGAGGCTGGTGCCGTCATGGCTGCCGAGATGATTCTGCGGCAGGCTGAATCTCCCGCACCAAAAAGGAAGTGGGTAGAAAGAAAGGGGGACACCTGA